A DNA window from Ostrea edulis chromosome 5, xbOstEdul1.1, whole genome shotgun sequence contains the following coding sequences:
- the LOC125651019 gene encoding piggyBac transposable element-derived protein 4-like, with product MGIIVAPSQDMYFTKDKLFRPIAIHERITRDRMDKLHQYFHVADTTQNPPKRQPGHDKLAHIRPILENVRQKLQSEYRLHKETSIDEAMIAYTGRLGFKQYVPLKPTKRGIKVWMRADPNNGYVNDLQVYTGKENNVPERGLGERIVKDLTRKVWGQNHHVYCDNYFSSVGLFEELLANKTYACGTIRANRKGLPASIVHGKLKNQGDLRQQQKGNLVSTAWHDKRTVLLLTTNSDPTRNTTVQRKQKDGTIREVPCPEAVKHYTQNMNGVWIGQINFVPLTVLQGKHQVVEIHFLVPG from the coding sequence ATGGGCATAATTGTTGCACCCAGTCAAGACATGTACTTCACTAAGGACAAGTTGTTCAGACCGATAGCTATTCATGAGAGAATAACACGAGACAGAATGGACAAACTACACCAGTACTTTCATGTTGCAGATACGACTCAGAATCCTCCAAAACGACAGCCTGGACATGATAAATTGGCCCACATCAGACCCATTTTAGAAAATGTTCGTCAGAAATTGCAGTCCGAGTACAGGCTCCACAAGGAAACTTCAATTGACGAAGCAATGATTGCGTACACAGGAAGACTGGGGTTCAAACAATATGTTCCCCTCAAACCAACAAAACGTGGAATTAAAGTTTGGATGCGTGCTGACCCCAACAACGGTTATGTAAATGACTTACAGGTTTACACGGGGAAAGAAAATAATGTTCCAGAACGTGGACTAGGAGAAAGAATTGTCAAAGATCTGACACGAAAAGTTTGGGGCCAAAACCACCATGTCTACTGTGACAATTATTTTTCTTCTGTCGGACTCTTTGAGGAACTGCTCGCGAATAAGACATATGCATGTGGAACAATCCGAGCAAACAGGAAAGGTCTTCCTGCCTCTATAGTTCATGGCAAGCTGAAAAATCAGGGAGATTTGCGTCAACAACAAAAAGGGAATCTTGTTTCAACCGCGTGGCATGACAAGAGAACTGTCCTCCTCTTGACAACAAACTCTGATCCCACAAGAAACACAACAGTGCAGCGGAAGCAAAAGGACGGTACCATCAGGGAAGTTCCTTGTCCAGAGGCAGTGAAACACTACACACAGAATATGAACGGTGTGTGGATAGGGCAGATCAACTTCGTGCCACTTACTGTATTGCAAGGAAAGCATCAAGTGGTGGAGATACATTTTTTGGTTCCTGGTTGA